AGTACGGCGCGACCTGGAAATGCGGTTAATCAGAGTATTTCTTTCactggacaaggtcaaatCGACTCACAATCCACGTCCAAACCACCTGCCAGAGGACAGACGGCCACCATTCCCACCCACGGCCCAGGTCAGCCAGTTGCTCCGGCAGCGTATCGCCCTTGATTTGCGTCCCAGGCAGGCCATACGTAGGGTGGTACTTCTTGCAAGCAAACCACATGCCAACAGTCAAAAGGACCTAGCAAAACCTGTCAGAAGAAAAGCACAAGAAACACACGCGGCAAATAACAATCCTACAGACCTGTGccaccatggcgatgccTATAAACAGCATAGTCCGCGCGGTGTAGTTCATATTCCGGACACGGCAAAGAAGGGAAGTCTTGGCGCCATTGCACCTGGGCGCCACGCGATGCTCAGATTGCAGATGTGTAAACTGCCTCTGCAGCCTGGCGACGCGGAGAAACCGGAGGTTGGAGGCGTGGAAGAGCGCAATGCCCAGCGGGAAGTAGACGCCCATGAAGAAGTACTGAATGTCATAGGCCAGGATGACGGGTATCGAGCGGCCAACGGGGTACGTGATCTGCGCCAGGACCCAGTACGAGTGAAGCAGGATGATGGAGCCAAAGGAGAGAGGCAGCCCGCGGATCTTGAGGGCCGGGTTGTTGCGGTGGACGAGGCAGAACGCCATGCCGGACAGCACGAGGAGCGTCCACGTGCAGCAGAAGCCTATGTAGAACCTGCCGACTTTGTCCCAGAGGGTAGGCGAGGTCGGCATGTCGTATATCGACATGTGAAGTAAGTCTGGGGTTGCCATGGTTGCCTACTCCGTGCCCAAGGCTTGCTGGCTGAGCTTTTTTCTTCACAAGCGTTTCCGGCTGGGTTGATAACGGGGAAACAGATTGAAATAGGAACCCACGGGggagaaaagaaacaaaaaaagagagatGGTGGGCTGGAATCTCTCCTTATAGACATGGAACTGTTCGGTATTTAGTATGAGAAGGAAGCCGTGAAAGTGAGCCAGATGCCGCATACAGTCTTTTGTTAGTGGTTGTATATCACTGTCTTTTCCTCCCCGCAAGTCATCGCCACTTTAGCTTCATCGGGGTCTGTGCAGTTTTTTTTGTTAGTTCCTTGGTCATGAATTTAGGGTATAAGCTATTTGGCATCTTTCAACGTCGACGCGCCGTGTGTGGACCGTTGTATTCGGCAGAAGAGATCAGTCTCCATCCCATCATGAACGGAGGCGAGAAAGGAATATAAACGTCAGGTGAAGCAAAAACCACGAGGTGTGACAAGGTTCCATTTCGTGTTTCTGCCTTCTGCCTCTTCAGCAACACGAGCCAGCTCTGGAAAAAGCAACCTGTCTGACCTGCTCCATTGTCCACGACGGCCACGGGGCAAACGGCTTCCCGCCCACGCAGGATGGAGTCTGGtagtaacattgaaccttcCATGATCCCCACAGTGTCATTCAATGTACGTTTAAGAATTGGGGCGTGTGTTCGGGGCCGCTTTGACAAACTCTtggcttccatgtctggtttTAGTAAGGGGAACCCGGGGATCAGCCCCGGCATCTGGTTCACAACGGCGATGGCTGCTCATTTGCGGAGAGGAAAAGCCACAGGGTGGGAAGGAACATTAAGCTGGCGAGTGTTGCATGCGCTATATTTCCGGCTTTTCGGGTGAGACATCTCAAAGAAGCAATTGACCAGACTCATTAAGCCAGACTACGTTAGCCTTGCTAGCAGACTGGTGACGCCGACAATCGTCGGGGGCTACTATTTTCGGATCATGGCAAAATCCGGCGCCATGCTGCCTTGTTGGTCCCGCTTGGCGAGGCAAAAGTCTCATTACTGTGAAtcatggtggccatgtcgaaTTTTGTGCAGGACGGCATCGAGACAATGGCAAGACtggcgacgaagccgagCCCCGGCCTTGGCTCGGACTGGTAGCGAGAGCAATCAGAAACAATGCTTTTCGAATTTGACCAATTTGTCATTCTCTTCATCTACCAGGCGCTGCGCTAATGACTGTTCCTGCCATGTGTGACTGCTGGGTGACACGATGTGTTACAGAAGTAATCTACGGAGCAGTCCAAGACGGATGACACCTCGGCAAAGCATGGTTACATGCAAGTCGCACAGGACAATCTGTACCTAGCAGATTGTTTCTGGAATAGGGATGAGGATGCCTGTCCGTCTGAAGTCGTGTTCGCCACGCACAATCATGGCCTGCATGCAACCATGGAAGTTGTCCATCCCCCTGGAGCAGCGCAGGTTCCAACAATGCATCTTTGGATGTTTGCGCCAATGAGCGGTTTCTACTGCTTGGTACTTTTATTCTCACTTTGAGCCTACCAGAAAACGAGTATCAATATTCCGGGGCCAgtggagagagagagcttCACGTCACTTTGTTATTATTTCATCTCTCCATCTGCCACGCGCCTTTGATCATCTAGCTGTCGCTCAATGACGCATCGCCAACTCTCCAAGCTCCTGACCTGCAGACCCtgcaccttggcctcgtcgtcccAAACCCGCAGCCGACACATCTCCCCGCACCACGGATCGCCTCCAAAGTCGGCCAGTTCCTTGCCGCGCATGGGGCCGCCCTGGTAGGCCAGGGATTTCCTCGACGCGTCCGAGAGCTTGCCGTAGTATCCGCTCTCAACCGCGCACAGATAcctcttggcctcgacgTGCGATGCCACCAGGCGAGCCACCTTGGCCGAGAAGCCAAGCGCGAGGAGAAACGCGCCGCCCAAGGTGTCGTGCCCGACGCGCCCGACGCTCTCCCCCgtggccgcgccgcccaggTTCTCGGCTTGGCCGCCCGTCAGCGAGATGAGGTCCCTGCCGGGGACGAATTGGCCAATGTCGTGGAGGAGGGCGGCCACCTGGGTTGCCTCGTCCGCGGGGGGCGATGCAGAGGCCGCTTGGTGCGCGGCCTGGAGAGAGTGTTGCAGCTGGGATATCGGCTCGCCAATGTACGGTGTCTGGTCGGATGCCTCGAGGACGGAGAGGAGATACGACGTGACTGATTTTGGCTCCAGAGGGCTGGGGattggcatggccatggctgtgaatgaagaagaagcctcGCGGACTTTGAATTGAGTTGATACGGGAAGAATAGGCAAAGAAGAAATTGGCGAATTGGTAATGTTTGAGGTCGTTCCCGGCGTCTCCTCAGACGCGCGATGGAGTTCGGTGTGACAAGGTTTGAGTTCAAATGTCTTCTCACACGTGGGATGCCCTGACGTTGAGGAAACTCGGCAACGAGCTTACATATATTTCCGCTGTAGAATTAGTCCACCGGAAAGAATTGATGCATGCGAAGCCTGTTATGGATCAATTCATGCCGTCGGACTTCCCCCCGAGCTGCCCGAACCCCTGCTGGCAGTATGAAAACTCGTGCTCGTCACGACGCACGTGGGCGTTGAGAGCCCAATGGCGTGTGAAacaattcaatgttgacaccATGTGTCTCGGCCCACGCGTAGGGCATGCAATAGGCAGTTCAAAGTTTTACTCATCTCTGGAAAGTATTGATCCCGTCTCGGTGGAAAACTGTCCCGAAAGTTTCGCCAGACTATGCGAATTTACAACCAAGGCAGCAAGACTCTGTTAGTCAGGCGACGTTAGGATCTCTACGTCAAATATTGTTTGGAATGTAGCCAAAGCCACTACACTTGTAATTCACAGTTACCTGAGCATTCGCATCTTACATTGCGAAATTGACTTGATTGAATTCCATTCACCGTGCCGTACAATAACCACTACAATCTCAAAACGCAACCTGCTTGCCGGCATCTACACTCAACATGGGCGACCCAAACCCGTACGTCAAAGCCCCCTTGGCATACGACTCCCCCTCCTTTCGCATATGAGTCGCTGGCCACTCCTTCTTGCGGTCCTCGTAATACTCACGGTGCATGTCGCCCTCAGCCGCCAAGTTATACGTGGCGTAAATAGCCTTGCGGTCATCAGAGCTGTTGTTCGGCCCGCTACGGTGAGCCAGGTACGACGGGAAAATGAGAAGTTGGCCTACATCCCTCCGTTCAGTAACCAAGTCGCAGCCTCGGCAGACTTCTTAATACACACCTGCTTCCAGCTCGACAGGAACCCACTCCTGCGAATCAACCCAGTCAGCCTCGATGCAGTGCGTCTTGCCATTGATGGGAATGGTCATCTCGTGGCTGCCGTCGACAACTTCCAAGCCCCCATTCGTCATGTTGGATGGGTCGACGCTGAGAAGAATAGTCAAGTGCTTGACGTCCTTGATTTGCGTGTATGCCACGGCGTCAATGTGAGGCGCGAAGCCACCTATCTTTCAGGTTATTCTACTTCCCACAGAGTGTATGGTTGATTTTGCTCAACTCACCGCTACCAGCGAGCTTGTAGTTGATCTTTTCCTTGAAGAGGTGCATTGGCTGGCCGGCCAATTCGTTCAAAAGGCCGAGCAGCTTTTCCCCACGGAGCAGACTGTTCAAACCCGTGTGATAGTCGACAAAGTTTTCGGTGCGGCAGAGAACACGCTTGCCAGACGCATTTACCTCCTGGTGTTAACATGAGTATTTCCGGACAGAGATGATCAGATAGCGGGGTTCAAGACGGACCTCGTAGGGCATGAATTCGGATTCTGTAGTAGGCTTCCAGTCGTGGACTTGTTGCGCCCAGTTCTGGAGGTTCTCGGCTTCCTCTGGGGACAAAAAGTCACGGATAATGAGGTATCCCTTCTCCCTGAAGAAGGAGATTTGCTGGTCGGTAACGACCATATTGAAGGGTATCTGGACGTGATGTGTCGTTGAGATTGTGCCTGATGCAGGGTCTCTGTACTGGGAGGGGGTCTAAGATGAATCCAGAGTCTTGTCGCGTGATGATGCCCTGCAGCGTGAAAGAGACAAAGGCCGTCACAGAGTGTAATACCAAGGCCCCGATTCCAAACTCAATTACGGCCGTACTGCGGAATTTTTTATAACGACGCCGTTGATTTAGGTTCCTCGAATTACACACGTGTTCATGGACTCGTCTTCGTATACTCGGACTTCCTCCCGGACCGCGATCCAGCCACATCCGTGTGGAGAAGGCTTCCGGAAAAGCAATatgcaaacattgaatggtTCGTACGGCCATTTGTTCCTGATGTGGAACCGTATCTGCATTCATAATGTACACGTGGGCCAACGGCAACAGTTAATTCATCAACTCCAACGTAACAAGGCCCTTGGGTGACGGCTCATCGGCACAATGCCGCCTTGTGGCTGCAGATGACAGGCTACGCGCACGCCAAATCTGCCCGGCATGAAGGAATTGGCGGGGCATGAAGCGTTTATCGGACATGTGGCTTGTTTCTTACCGGCGACGTCAACTGCTTTCCATGCGCTCATCTCAAACTGTATCGGAAGGCACCCACGTGGGCTGGATACAAGCTGCGACAGAATGAGACAAGATGCAGATGCGGATAACTGACCAGGCCTGTCCCAAGGGTCTCACAGTCAAGCGCCACGCATTGACTGTCGACTACACCCTCACATGTCGGGTTGCATGGACATAAATACACCCAGGTTCGTGATGGCGCAAACAAAAAACCTCGATGCCCCCAACCCTCTGCATGTCATCCTCTCGCTGATGCTTGGACAGCCGCATCAGCGATTCAGACAAGACAGGCTTCTGCAAGCACTAGTCGCCATGAAGGACTTTGGTGAAAATGCCACGACGGTGGACGTTACCCCGTCCACCGCAGACAACGCCGTCGACCTCAAGGACGAGCAGGTCGCACCCCGACCCGTCAGCAAGGCGTCATCGGTGCTCATGGTTCTggtcggcggcctggcccTATTCTCCGATGGCTACAATGCCCAAATTGTCGGCTACATGAACACggtgctggccaagctctACCCCGACGAGTACACCAAGGACGTCAAGACCAGAGTCTCCAACGCCTTTCTCATCGGCGAGGTGTTTGGCATGTTGTTCTTCGGCTGGGCCATTGACAAGCTAGGCCGACGCAACGGCATCTTCTGGGCCACCTTCTTTCTCGTCCTGGGCCTGGTCCTGTCGACCGCGGCCCACGGCACCACCGTCGGCGGCATGTTTTGGATGATGATTATCGGGCGCGGCGTAGCCGGCTTCGGGGCCGGAGGTgagtcaagactcaagacaGGCGACGCCCTCGAACGCGACGGCTAACATGGACATGCGCTGCCCAAAGGCGAATACCCAACCTGTGCGACGAGCGCTGCCGAAGCCGCCGATGAGACCTTGTCCgtgcgacgacggcgcggAATCCTGACTGCCGTCGCCACCGACTTTTCCATCGATATGGGCTTCGTGATTGCCGGCATCGTAGCGCTCATCGTCTTGGCCGCGTACGGCTGGaacgtcggcgacggcgtctggcGCGTTAGTTTCGGCCTGGGCATCCTTCTACCAGTGGCACTGCTCTTCTTCAGACTGCGACTCATCAACTCGACCCAGTACCAGAAGCACGCCATGAAGCAGCATATTCCGTACTGGCTCGTCATCAAGCGCTACTGGAAGCCCATGCTCGGCACCTCCCTGGCCTGGTTCATGTACGACTTTGTTGTGCGTACCGAGTTCCCCCATATAACATGCGGGTTGGCATAAGACTGATTCAGGCACGCAGACGTACCCCTTTGGCATTTTTGGCTCAACCGTCATTGCGACGCTCAACCCCAACGACACGTTGATGGAGAATATTGGCTACGGCACCGTGCTCAACTTGTTCTACATCCCGGGTACTTTGATTGGCGGCCTCCtcatggacaagattggcCGCAAGCAGACCATGACGCTGGGCTTCGTCCTCTGGTCTATTCTCGGATTCGTCATCGGCGGCGCCCTGCACCACATCCTCCCCATCTTCCCCCTCTTCGTCGTTCTCTacggcatcttcaacaccCTCGGAGAAATGGGGCCCGGTGTAAGTCGACGACCGCGACGCCAAAACGCAAACAGTACATGTACCCAGGCTAACAGGTGCAGGTTGCGACGTTTCTCTGCGGCGCCGAGTCCTTTCCTACCCCTGTGCGCGGCCACTTCCTCGGgtttgctgccgccgttggaAAGGCCGGCGCAGCCATCGGCACCCAGGTCTTCATCCCTATTCAAAACTCATTCGGCGATACGAACAAGGGCGTGCAGGGTGTTTTCCTCATCGGTGCGGCGTTTGCCATGACTGGTGCCGCCATTTCGTGGTTCTTGATTCCTGACAAGGAGAGAGATCTTGAGAGTGAGGACGCTCTTTTTAGGGAGTATCTCGCTCAACATGGGTATGCTGGGGTTTTTGGCGATGTCAGCAGGGACGGGTCTACTACCGCTGCTGACTTGGCTGGGAAACTTTAAAATGAGGGAAAGTATACGTAGAAGATACAGGGTGAAATAGCACTGGCTGTTCATGACGGCGCAGAGGTTTGTGGCAAGATTTATCTTGCGGAAAAAGATCTATTTTAGGCACCATATGTTTAAAcacaagcccttgtcacatcaTATTACAATATATTGTAAATATCAACAAGGAGACAAGTTGGATCATAGCTCCTATTGGATATTTAATGTATTGCTCTATAAAGTGCAGCAACCATTGGAATGATCCGCTTAGCCGTTTTGCCTACCTGGGACATCAGGCTGAAAATGCTTCATCAGAGTCTTGTTCCCCCTTGTCTGTAACCTATTTTGCATTCTCCTTTCCACCCTTTTCGCAGCACTCAATTGCTTCATTCGTGAAGCAAGTACAGACCGAAGTTCGTAGGCGGGAAGATGGGAAAGACTCTGCTGATCGCCTGCCCTAAACTGCGATAACTGGGTGGCAACTCTAGCCAAGGTACGATCGTTTCTCGTCGTCAATTCTGACCCAGGTTTTGCCATTGACCTGTCTGATTGTGTCGGGACTTGCGGCTCCGAGCGAGCTGGTGCACGTCGCGATAAGCTTTCGCTGGGTAATGTTCGTTGACCGAGTATCTTTCCTGAAGGCAGCTTCATGGTGGATTCCCCAGAGATAATCATGTCCTCGGGCTTTGGAGCTTCGGAAAACTCATAAAAATCTCTTATGTCGTCGTTGATTTCAAGTCGGCAGTGcgcctttgccatcatgtGCTGTTGTATGCCCTCGACGGATCGCCTGGTCTTGCTGCAGACAAGACATTCTTGATAGCCGTATATGACGAGGTGTAAATACCAGATCAAAGTCTCTACATCAACAATGAGAGAGTCCTGATTCGGAATGATGAATGAGTGCGCTTTTGACATGTGGGAGAGGTTTTGTTCAAATGTACCGCACAATGTGCCGCAAAAGAGACACTGATCGGGTACAAAGGTTGGGGCCATGTCGCTCTCTGTGTCTGAGTTTCCTCCGCTGGCAAGCTCATCATCTGACTCGTCGCTTTCTGTTGTAGGACGATTGAAAGATAATTTTATGTCTTGCGACTTCTGTGCTGGTCTCGAGCCATGATTATTCCACTCGTCTtctctggccatggtggaTGGCAACACAACACCCGATGAGGTTACGCGATCTTTGAGATTTGCAACACTATGCAATTAGTACGTCACCAGGCtcaacaagaaaagaattGAGCGACTTACTGAGTATCGCTTTTAGCATGAGCGCGCCACGTTTGCGATGAGCTAAACTCAACGTTGCAAGTCCTGCAATTGAACACGcccttgtccatgttgacgGTGTTGGGATGTGCTGTGGGAATTGACGTGTTGACCATGTGGGTTTTGCAACTTGACCAGCCGGTTTGGTTGCGTTTTTATACTTGTCACTTGGCAGTGAAGACTCATTTCTTTGTATTGTTTTGATTTGGTCCGAGATCTTGGCGATGCCAAGACGTGGGGATCCGGCCAACTCCGTAAACTCTAGACAGACGATGCACGAATTAATCACGTTCCATGCCAAGCTTCTGCGGCAGGCAGCGTAAGCAGTTGAACGACCAGTCATGATAGGCCTCATCTGCGTCAAGTGGGCTCGCATGCTGCTATTGTGAGTCACCCACCCCTTCGACTAGCCTCTTTCTCATATTGAGTCACTGGTGGCGGACTCGAATAGGAAGCTCATGCGACGCTGTTTATCGAAAAGCCAAAAGGTTCAGCTACCCCGGAACGCAATTTTCCCGCTCATTTAGAAGAGTATGGATCCGCTGTCTGTGGAGGAAATTAAGCGTCGCTTACTCTAAGCTGTCTCAAGAGTCGTAGTGTGATACTTTCACTGTTGCCCTTGCGAGCAAGCCGTTTGTTAGGTAGCATAGCAGC
The Metarhizium brunneum chromosome 7, complete sequence genome window above contains:
- the phnY gene encoding 2-aminoethylphosphonate dioxygenase; the encoded protein is MVVTDQQISFFREKGYLIIRDFLSPEEAENLQNWAQQVHDWKPTTESEFMPYEEVNASGKRVLCRTENFVDYHTGLNSLLRGEKLLGLLNELAGQPMHLFKEKINYKLAGSGGFAPHIDAVAYTQIKDVKHLTILLSVDPSNMTNGGLEVVDGSHEMTIPINGKTHCIEADWVDSQEWVPVELEAGQLLIFPSYLAHRSGPNNSSDDRKAIYATYNLAAEGDMHREYYEDRKKEWPATHMRKEGESYAKGALTYGFGSPMLSVDAGKQVAF
- the GIT1_1 gene encoding Glycerophosphoinositol permease 1, which produces MKDFGENATTVDVTPSTADNAVDLKDEQVAPRPVSKASSVLMVLVGGLALFSDGYNAQIVGYMNTVLAKLYPDEYTKDVKTRVSNAFLIGEVFGMLFFGWAIDKLGRRNGIFWATFFLVLGLVLSTAAHGTTVGGMFWMMIIGRGVAGFGAGGEYPTCATSAAEAADETLSVRRRRGILTAVATDFSIDMGFVIAGIVALIVLAAYGWNVGDGVWRVSFGLGILLPVALLFFRLRLINSTQYQKHAMKQHIPYWLVIKRYWKPMLGTSLAWFMYDFVTYPFGIFGSTVIATLNPNDTLMENIGYGTVLNLFYIPGTLIGGLLMDKIGRKQTMTLGFVLWSILGFVIGGALHHILPIFPLFVVLYGIFNTLGEMGPGVATFLCGAESFPTPVRGHFLGFAAAVGKAGAAIGTQVFIPIQNSFGDTNKGVQGVFLIGAAFAMTGAAISWFLIPDKERDLESEDALFREYLAQHGYAGVFGDVSRDGSTTAADLAGKL
- the TRI15_1 gene encoding Core trichothecene cluster (CTC) protein 15 — translated: MDKGVFNCRTCNVEFSSSQTWRAHAKSDTHVANLKDRVTSSGVVLPSTMAREDEWNNHGSRPAQKSQDIKLSFNRPTTESDESDDELASGGNSDTESDMAPTFVPDQCLFCGTLCGTFEQNLSHMSKAHSFIIPNQDSLIVDVETLIWYLHLVIYGYQECLVCSKTRRSVEGIQQHMMAKAHCRLEINDDIRDFYEFSEAPKPEDMIISGESTMKLPSGKILGQRTLPSESLSRRAPARSEPQVPTQSDRSMAKPGSELTTRNDRTLARVATQLSQFRAGDQQSLSHLPAYELRSVLASRMKQLSAAKRVERRMQNRLQTRGNKTLMKHFQPDVPGRQNG
- the phnZ gene encoding 2-amino-1-hydroxyethylphosphonate dioxygenase; this translates as MAMPIPSPLEPKSVTSYLLSVLEASDQTPYIGEPISQLQHSLQAAHQAASASPPADEATQVAALLHDIGQFVPGRDLISLTGGQAENLGGAATGESVGRVGHDTLGGAFLLALGFSAKVARLVASHVEAKRYLCAVESGYYGKLSDASRKSLAYQGGPMRGKELADFGGDPWCGEMCRLRVWDDEAKVQGLQVRSLESWRCVIERQLDDQRRVADGEMK